From Streptomyces sp. TLI_105, the proteins below share one genomic window:
- a CDS encoding LysR family transcriptional regulator, which produces MQLDLNLLAALDALLEEGSVAGAAERLHVTAPAMSRSLGRIRRTTGDQILVRTGRTMTPTPYAIAVREQVHELLQQVQAVLAPSRELDLTTLERTFTLRWHDSLVALSGPALLEAVRKQAPGVRLRFIAESSIDTPELRRGEVDLEANANRPTAPDIRADRVAETQHVIVVRRGHPLTRVKAVTAARYAAAEHITVSRRGRLGNALDDALARLGLTRRVVATAPTEGAALEFVRGSDLLVTAPESTTRSAATVLGLTLLPLPFELPSAAVYLSWHQRYGTDPAHVWLRDLARTALAPRRDPHL; this is translated from the coding sequence ATGCAATTGGATTTGAACCTGCTCGCTGCGCTCGATGCGCTCCTGGAGGAAGGCAGCGTGGCCGGAGCTGCTGAGCGCCTACACGTCACCGCCCCCGCGATGAGCCGAAGCCTCGGCCGGATCCGGCGCACGACGGGGGATCAGATCCTGGTGCGTACCGGGCGCACGATGACCCCGACGCCGTACGCGATCGCCGTCCGGGAACAGGTGCACGAACTGCTGCAGCAGGTCCAGGCCGTGCTGGCACCGAGCCGCGAACTCGACCTCACGACGCTCGAGCGCACCTTCACACTCCGCTGGCACGATTCACTCGTCGCCCTCAGTGGCCCCGCGCTTCTCGAGGCCGTACGCAAGCAGGCGCCGGGCGTGCGTCTGCGCTTCATCGCGGAATCGAGCATCGACACCCCCGAGCTGCGTCGCGGCGAGGTCGACCTGGAGGCGAACGCGAACCGCCCGACCGCACCCGACATTCGCGCCGACCGGGTGGCTGAGACCCAGCACGTCATCGTCGTGCGGCGGGGGCACCCGCTCACCCGAGTCAAGGCCGTCACCGCTGCGCGGTACGCCGCGGCCGAGCACATCACCGTCTCGCGGCGCGGAAGGCTCGGCAACGCCCTCGACGACGCTCTCGCGCGGCTCGGCCTCACCCGACGGGTAGTGGCGACCGCGCCCACAGAAGGGGCCGCGCTCGAGTTTGTGCGCGGCTCCGACCTCCTCGTCACAGCCCCCGAATCGACGACGCGTTCAGCGGCCACGGTTCTCGGCCTGACCCTGCTCCCACTGCCGTTCGAACTGCCGTCGGCCGCGGTGTACCTGTCATGGCATCAGCGCTACGGCACCGACCCCGCCCACGTCTGGCTACGCGATCTGGCGCGGACCGCGTTGGCACCCCGACGTGACCCACACCTTTAA
- a CDS encoding inositol monophosphatase family protein, translating to MPESIQPTGIAATAGSASDADLLAQTAIAVREAASALRERFGDVVRYQTREELMRALAANDDAALDVLRPRLALLRPDARLVEDELAGGALPPGEWWVLDPAEGNVNHLHALPEWAVTATLVRDNQPVLTAVHLPLTGETYTALAGAGAHLDGRPLHVSQTSDLGLSLVATSQARPDEDEKVVRRIGSSITAMLFDALVVRTSVPATLHLLNVAAGRIDAFWQFAGARADLLPGALLVAEAGGQISDAEGRPWTPESESFLAAAPGVHTEAVTTLSR from the coding sequence ATGCCCGAGTCGATTCAGCCCACCGGAATTGCCGCAACCGCCGGCTCCGCGTCCGACGCCGACCTGCTCGCGCAGACCGCGATCGCCGTGCGCGAGGCGGCTTCGGCGCTGCGGGAGCGGTTCGGCGACGTGGTCCGTTACCAGACCCGCGAAGAGCTGATGCGCGCGCTCGCCGCCAACGACGACGCGGCCCTCGACGTCCTGCGCCCCCGCCTCGCCCTCCTGCGCCCGGACGCCCGCCTGGTGGAGGACGAACTCGCGGGCGGGGCCCTGCCCCCCGGCGAATGGTGGGTCCTGGATCCGGCCGAAGGCAACGTCAACCACCTGCACGCCCTGCCGGAGTGGGCGGTGACCGCCACCCTCGTGCGCGACAACCAGCCGGTGCTCACCGCAGTCCACCTGCCGTTGACCGGTGAGACCTACACCGCACTCGCCGGCGCCGGCGCCCACCTCGACGGCCGCCCGCTGCACGTGTCCCAGACCTCGGACCTCGGCCTGAGCCTCGTGGCCACGAGCCAGGCCAGGCCGGACGAGGACGAGAAGGTCGTGCGGCGCATCGGCTCCTCGATCACCGCGATGCTCTTCGATGCGCTCGTGGTACGGACATCCGTGCCCGCCACCCTGCACCTGCTGAACGTGGCCGCCGGCCGGATCGACGCCTTCTGGCAGTTCGCCGGGGCCCGCGCGGACCTGCTTCCCGGGGCGCTGCTCGTCGCCGAGGCCGGCGGGCAGATATCCGACGCCGAGGGCCGCCCCTGGACCCCGGAGAGCGAGAGCTTCCTGGCCGCCGCGCCCGGCGTGCACACCGAAGCCGTCACCACGCTCTCCCGCTGA
- a CDS encoding NADPH-dependent F420 reductase, with protein MTMIAVLGNGRVGGSLAPALTRAGHEVTVADRSPGSAADAARTARIVINATPGAGSLERLIALREELQGKILVDVSNATVDGPDGLPADLLYPGSSLAEQLQEALPDTRVVKTLNTMLYTVMTAPAALTQTPTAFLSGKSPEAKQVVRGLLADLGWHQEWITDLGGIETARAAEAAILFVPHVIRSSGFAPFAISITR; from the coding sequence ATGACCATGATCGCCGTTCTCGGAAACGGCCGCGTCGGCGGCAGCCTGGCCCCAGCCCTCACCCGGGCCGGGCACGAGGTGACCGTGGCGGACCGCTCACCAGGCTCTGCCGCCGACGCCGCCCGGACAGCGCGGATCGTCATCAACGCCACCCCGGGCGCCGGCTCGCTGGAGCGGCTCATCGCGCTGCGCGAGGAACTGCAGGGCAAGATTCTGGTAGACGTCTCCAACGCCACCGTCGACGGACCGGACGGACTGCCGGCCGACCTGCTCTACCCCGGCTCAAGCCTCGCGGAGCAACTCCAAGAAGCGCTCCCCGACACGCGCGTCGTCAAGACGCTCAACACGATGCTCTACACGGTGATGACCGCGCCCGCCGCGCTCACCCAGACGCCGACCGCTTTCCTCTCCGGCAAGAGCCCGGAGGCCAAGCAGGTCGTACGCGGGCTTCTCGCCGACCTCGGCTGGCACCAGGAGTGGATCACGGACCTCGGCGGGATCGAGACCGCGCGGGCCGCCGAAGCCGCGATCCTGTTCGTGCCACACGTGATCCGATCCAGCGGATTCGCGCCTTTCGCAATCTCGATCACCCGCTGA
- a CDS encoding cold-shock protein codes for MATGTVKWFNAEKGFGFIAQDGGGPDVFAHYSAINSSGFRELQEGQSVTFDVTQGQKGPQAENITPA; via the coding sequence ATGGCTACGGGAACTGTGAAGTGGTTCAACGCGGAGAAGGGCTTCGGCTTCATCGCCCAGGACGGCGGCGGCCCGGACGTCTTCGCCCACTACTCGGCGATCAACTCCTCGGGCTTCCGTGAGCTCCAGGAGGGCCAGAGCGTGACGTTCGACGTCACCCAGGGCCAGAAGGGCCCCCAGGCGGAGAACATCACCCCCGCCTGA
- a CDS encoding MerR family transcriptional regulator, with the protein MTADDTRGRLDDDDYPAHTMGRAADMLGTTPAFLRALGEHRLITPLRSEGGHRRYSRYQLRLAARARELVDQGTTLEAACRIIVLEGQLEEAQRLNDQYRRAVEKPESSNPV; encoded by the coding sequence ATGACAGCAGACGACACACGCGGTCGTCTCGACGACGACGACTACCCCGCCCACACCATGGGTCGGGCCGCCGACATGCTCGGCACCACCCCCGCCTTCCTGCGCGCCCTGGGTGAACACCGCCTGATCACCCCGCTGCGCTCCGAGGGCGGCCACCGCCGCTACTCCCGCTACCAGCTGCGCCTCGCCGCCCGCGCCCGGGAACTCGTCGACCAGGGCACCACCCTCGAGGCCGCCTGCCGCATCATCGTCCTCGAGGGCCAGCTCGAAGAAGCGCAGCGCCTCAACGACCAGTACCGCCGGGCTGTCGAGAAGCCCGAATCGTCCAACCCCGTCTGA
- a CDS encoding STAS domain-containing protein encodes MVVPLAGEIDHHSAAPLRALLASAADNGRTGLVLDTARVTFCDSGFLAVLDWWHRHGRRLRLVNSSRAVGHLLNAAIATGRRGVRAGRLTPATTS; translated from the coding sequence GTGGTGGTCCCTCTCGCGGGCGAGATCGACCACCACAGCGCCGCCCCGCTGCGGGCACTGCTGGCCTCCGCCGCAGACAACGGCCGCACCGGCCTTGTCCTGGACACCGCCCGGGTCACCTTCTGCGACTCCGGTTTCCTCGCGGTCCTCGACTGGTGGCACCGCCACGGACGCCGGCTCCGCCTCGTCAACTCTTCCCGGGCCGTGGGACATCTCCTGAACGCGGCCATCGCCACAGGACGGCGAGGGGTTCGGGCCGGGAGGCTGACGCCAGCGACCACGTCATGA
- a CDS encoding glycoside hydrolase — protein MTSDTSTDRLTTTRPTADNVITSWHPLPRPRLRPARRRTSPTSTHRTGTRTPRPTSRRRNRHSTGPGPTGRNKEIEGYQLDWFNDDPSSTSWNWYADANQRDMMWMARDRGADIFELFSNSPMWWMLRNDDPRGYDAGWTSNLQNGDYGRHAAYLATIARYAHDHWGIDFRSVQPVNEPALPWTPEMGRGQEGCFFDPAQQARLIRETRAQLDARGLSWREIPAMDENGYDYALTTWNQFDSDTRQAAGRINVHAYRTETRRDLLYAAAEASGKPIWMSEYTDGDASGMTIARTIGYDMRWLHPTAWVYWQIVDNNNGGTYGPIELVNNQLGLVNTKYYVLALYMRHIRPGMRIVDSGHPDVVAAYDRSSRKRVIVAANHGEGQYIGFDLSRFTTVATDGALVDRWYTSTAGTERYVYRNDDTALHGKRFW, from the coding sequence GTGACCTCCGACACTTCCACAGACAGGCTGACCACCACCCGGCCAACAGCCGACAACGTCATAACCTCCTGGCACCCCTTGCCCCGTCCCAGGCTCCGCCCCGCACGAAGAAGAACATCGCCTACCTCGACGCACAGAACCGGCACGAGGACGCCGAGGCCAACGTCCCGGCGGCGGAACAGGCACTCGACCGGGCCTGGGCCGACCGGGCGGAACAAGGAGATCGAGGGCTACCAGCTCGACTGGTTCAACGACGATCCGTCCTCCACCAGCTGGAACTGGTACGCCGACGCCAACCAGCGCGACATGATGTGGATGGCCAGGGACCGCGGGGCCGACATTTTCGAGCTGTTCTCCAACTCGCCCATGTGGTGGATGCTGCGGAACGACGATCCGCGCGGCTACGACGCGGGGTGGACCAGCAACCTTCAAAACGGCGACTACGGGCGCCACGCGGCCTACCTTGCCACCATCGCCCGGTACGCCCACGACCACTGGGGCATCGACTTCCGCTCGGTGCAGCCGGTGAACGAGCCGGCCCTGCCGTGGACGCCGGAGATGGGCCGCGGCCAGGAGGGCTGCTTCTTTGATCCCGCCCAGCAGGCGCGACTCATCCGCGAGACCCGCGCCCAGCTCGACGCCCGTGGCCTGTCCTGGAGGGAAATCCCGGCCATGGACGAGAACGGCTACGACTACGCCCTGACCACCTGGAACCAGTTCGACTCCGACACCCGGCAGGCGGCTGGACGGATCAATGTCCACGCTTACCGCACTGAGACCCGCCGCGACCTGCTTTACGCCGCGGCTGAGGCGTCCGGGAAGCCGATCTGGATGTCCGAGTACACGGACGGCGACGCCAGCGGCATGACCATCGCCCGCACCATCGGCTACGACATGCGTTGGCTCCACCCCACAGCGTGGGTCTACTGGCAGATCGTCGACAACAACAACGGCGGTACGTATGGCCCCATCGAACTCGTCAACAACCAGCTCGGCCTCGTCAACACGAAGTACTACGTCCTGGCCCTGTACATGCGTCACATCCGGCCCGGCATGCGGATCGTCGACTCCGGGCACCCCGACGTCGTCGCCGCCTACGACCGCTCCTCACGCAAGCGGGTGATCGTGGCCGCCAACCACGGCGAAGGGCAGTACATCGGTTTCGACCTCTCGCGCTTCACCACCGTGGCGACCGACGGAGCTCTCGTGGACCGCTGGTACACGTCCACCGCCGGCACAGAGCGATACGTCTACCGCAACGACGACACAGCCCTGCACGGCAAGCGGTTCTGGTAA
- a CDS encoding YafY family protein, producing the protein MRADRLVATLLFLQTRTRVTVAEVAAELEVSPRTARRDLEALSTAGIPVYSQRGRGGGWSLVGGARTDLTGLTAEEIRALFLIAGPSSTTPELRTALRKLVRALPAPLRSGAEAASRAGLTDGTDWSRADVTATGPHLDALRRAVVDGIQVRLGYAGPGKPVGVRTVHPLGLVAKAGRDYLVAETEQGLRTFRLSRVASVEATGEPVVRPPSFDLPTVWRSFAARLEERLYAATVRARAEPGAMAILERLFDGRLHVGPVLPDGWTEIRVDGPTPEVVATQLAGLGARVEVLDPPEARERLARLAVELAGVYGPPGSF; encoded by the coding sequence ATGAGAGCCGATCGCCTGGTGGCAACCCTGCTGTTCCTCCAAACGCGCACCCGTGTGACCGTGGCCGAGGTCGCCGCCGAACTGGAAGTGTCGCCACGGACCGCACGCCGCGACCTGGAGGCCCTGTCCACTGCGGGCATCCCCGTCTACTCGCAGCGTGGCCGCGGCGGCGGCTGGTCGCTGGTCGGCGGCGCCCGTACGGACCTCACCGGGCTGACCGCCGAGGAGATCCGGGCGCTGTTCCTGATCGCTGGCCCCTCGTCCACCACGCCCGAACTCCGTACGGCACTGCGCAAGTTGGTGCGTGCGCTGCCCGCACCGCTGCGTTCGGGCGCCGAGGCCGCGTCGCGGGCCGGCCTCACCGACGGCACGGACTGGTCGCGCGCCGACGTCACGGCCACCGGGCCGCACCTCGACGCGCTCCGGCGGGCCGTGGTGGACGGGATCCAGGTGCGGCTCGGGTATGCCGGGCCCGGCAAGCCCGTCGGTGTGCGAACCGTCCATCCGCTCGGGCTCGTGGCCAAGGCGGGTCGCGACTACCTCGTCGCCGAGACGGAGCAGGGCTTGCGGACCTTCCGGCTCAGCCGGGTCGCCTCGGTCGAGGCAACCGGCGAGCCCGTCGTACGGCCACCCAGCTTCGACCTTCCCACCGTCTGGCGTTCGTTCGCCGCGCGCTTGGAGGAGCGGCTGTACGCGGCGACGGTTCGGGCCCGGGCCGAGCCGGGTGCCATGGCGATCCTGGAGCGGCTGTTCGACGGACGCCTGCACGTCGGTCCGGTACTCCCCGACGGGTGGACGGAGATACGGGTCGACGGGCCCACGCCGGAGGTCGTCGCGACACAGCTGGCCGGGCTGGGGGCACGCGTCGAGGTGCTGGACCCGCCGGAGGCAAGGGAACGACTCGCACGTCTGGCGGTTGAGCTGGCCGGTGTGTACGGACCGCCGGGCTCTTTCTGA
- a CDS encoding TIGR03086 family metal-binding protein, with amino-acid sequence MTHTENTPRSTVTPDATDDPRQGLLKAIALAGRTVAAVRPEQFDGPTPCTEFTVRRLAGHLVAVLRRIALAGRGGDVTSLPTVADDLTDTEWQEAWDAAVREVEAAWADPAILGRTLTLPFGSLPGAAAAAVWTSEFTVHTWDVATATGQLPDWDPELVAISYAAMRRGLPAGPRDGAPFGAAVDVDADAPAIDRLVAWCGRKP; translated from the coding sequence ATGACGCACACCGAGAACACCCCACGGTCCACTGTCACCCCTGACGCCACCGACGACCCTCGCCAGGGCCTGCTGAAGGCGATCGCGCTGGCCGGGCGTACCGTCGCCGCAGTCCGGCCCGAGCAGTTCGACGGGCCCACGCCCTGCACCGAATTCACCGTCCGGCGGCTGGCCGGGCACCTCGTCGCCGTCCTGCGCCGGATCGCCCTCGCCGGGCGCGGCGGCGACGTGACGAGTCTCCCCACGGTCGCCGACGACCTCACGGACACCGAATGGCAAGAGGCGTGGGACGCCGCGGTGCGTGAAGTCGAGGCGGCGTGGGCGGATCCCGCGATCCTGGGCCGGACACTGACACTGCCGTTCGGCAGCCTTCCGGGTGCTGCCGCCGCAGCCGTCTGGACCTCGGAATTCACCGTTCACACCTGGGACGTGGCCACCGCGACCGGCCAACTCCCGGACTGGGACCCCGAACTCGTGGCGATCTCGTACGCCGCCATGAGGCGCGGGCTGCCCGCCGGGCCGCGTGACGGTGCGCCGTTCGGGGCCGCAGTGGACGTCGACGCGGACGCGCCGGCCATCGACCGCCTCGTGGCGTGGTGCGGACGCAAGCCGTAA